In Salmo trutta chromosome 37, fSalTru1.1, whole genome shotgun sequence, the following proteins share a genomic window:
- the LOC115177075 gene encoding B-cell receptor CD22-like, which produces MHITGAERLVLIGGLLQGVLCLDFASLLPQNIKALSGSCVAIPCSFTLRSGFESFLTTSCKGIWSKGRTEVHVFDSSLTGTGLNNIQGNLTGNLQQKECTTILNDLSSFNDYFSFRIDCDNALKYSFQEHVTINVKENPSKPTLSPATVNVMEGTSVSLICSAAAPCPSLPPTLTWTPTLSNSVEDLQETPNQVITSLLNFTASHVHHGEKISCTALYKRQAGKSDKSSKTYLTVAVLYSPKNTSVSVSPSGSVVEGSSVTLTCSSNANPAVGRYNWYRVIGEQVSTVGASRMLTVQVPADDSYFYCESINDHGTENSSVIQLDGMSPPKNTSVSVLTSGSVVGGSSLTLTCSSNANPPVKNYTWYRVNERKMVPMESRSQFLVLQDISESGLFCCEAQNSYGKDRSNIFVYFPHYPSITTVPSIICGVVIVLWILTVIFGVYKYIRLSRGLKAVGDTYATLQISNVTSTYEVIQRKECGSREAQRDQW; this is translated from the exons ATGCACATCACAGGAGCTGAAAGACTCGTCCTCATTGGTGGTCTACTGCAAG GTGTTCTGTGCCTAGATTTTGCATCTCTGTTGCCTCAGAATATAAAGGCTCTGAGTGGATCTTGTGTGGCCATTCCCTGCTCATTTACACTGCGATCTGGATTTGAGTCGTTCCTCACAACTTCATGTAAAGGAATATGGAGCAAAGGAAGGACAGAAGTGCACGTGTTTGATTCTAGTCTCACAGGAACAGGCTTAAACAACATTCAAGGGAATCTAACTGGGAACTTGCAGCAGAAGGAATGCACCACAATCCTGAATGACTTATCTTCTTTCAATGACTACTTTTCATTCAGAATTGACTGTGATAATGCTCTGAAATATAGTTTTCAAGAACATGTCACAATTAATGTAAAAG AAAATCCATCCAAACCCACTCTAAGTCCAGCAACAGTAAATGTGATGGAGGGGACCTCAGTGAGTTTGATCTGCTCTGCTGCTGCCCCCTGTCCCTCACTTCCTCCAACTCTGACATGGACCCCCACACTGAGTAACAGTGTGGAGGATTTGCAGGAGACTCCGAATCAAGTCATAACTTCTCTCCTGAACTTTACCGCTTCACATGTCCACCATGGAGAGAAGATCTCCTGCACTGCGCTGTACAAACGACAAGCTGGCAAGAGTGATAAATCATCCAAAACGTATCTGACAGTCGCTGTTCTTT ACTCTCCCAagaacacctcagtgtcagtcagtccctctggttcAGTGGTAGAGGGCAGTTCTGTGACTCTGACTTGCAGCAGCAATGCCAACCCAGCAGTGGGGCGCTACAACTGGTACAGAGTTATTGGAGAACAGGTTTCAACAGTGGGGGCTAGCAGAATGCTAACTGTCCAGGTACCAGCAGATGATAGTTATTTCTACTGTGAATCCATCAATGACCATGGAACTGAGAACTCATCTGTCATTCAACTAGATGGAATGT CCCCTCCCAagaacacctcagtgtcagtcCTTACCTCTGGTTCAGTAGTAGGGGGCAGCTCTTTGACTCTGACTTGCAGCAGCAATGCCAACCCACCAGTGAAGAACTAcacctggtacagagtcaatgagcgCAAGATGGTCCCAATGGAGTCTAGGTCTCAGTTTCTGGTTCTGCAGGATATCAGTGagagtggactgttctgctgtgaagcACAAAATAGCTATGGCAAAGATAGGTCCAACATCTTTGTGTATTTTCCCCATTACCCCTCCATAACTACAG TTCCATCCATAATCTGTGGAgtggtcattgtcctgtggatTCTAACAGTCATCTTCGGAGTCTATAAATATATCAG ATTATCCAGAGGACTGAAG GCAGTAGGTGACACATACGCCACACTACAGATCTCCAACGTGACCTCTACTTATGAGGTCATACAG aggaaagAGTGTGGCAGCAGAGAAGCTCAGAGAGACCAGTGGTAG
- the LOC115177074 gene encoding sialic acid-binding Ig-like lectin 5, translating to MHITGAERLILIGGLLQGVLCLDFASLLPQNIKALSGSCVAIPCSFTLRSGFESFLTTSCKGIWKKGRAGVQVFDSSLTGTGLNNIQGNLTGNLQQKECTTILNDLSVFNDYFSFRIDCDNALKYSFQEHVTIHGKENPSKPTLSPATVNVMEGTSVSLICSAAAPCPSLPPTLTWTPTLSDSVEDLQETPNQVITSLLNFTASHVHHGEKISCTALYKRQAGKSDLSSKTYLTVAVLYSPKNTSVSVSPSGSVVEGSSVTLTCSSNANPFVKNYTWYRVEGSEKDIVGSEEDLNIFNVTRLSNERYYCEAQNVHGLQISEAISIDVTFASEIQNTSHCIRISATSQIRCFCDSYGNPAPTLVWQLAGESVNHSSNTIIREEPMGRTGLRSSLTIHQSQEEEIPSLVCLSSNFDAFDSFSFDLTPMKTYEGFHLLSLLIGAGMGAGVMMLLCIPLLLICKHRRARQSPNKRQKDSAEFIVTDETLFQEEDNVYANKAMLDEALGPNRTVDREIDDTDLLYYATLNFSKLQAKVAERGEGEGEIRRVASKTTEYTVIRLHSTGSIEGGAEKKEANPALEQGDPAEDHGAKVLEESQAGHESDGEEEVAKDSALPELQGVTNSALSVQESTEAPLGQPEQHNTAETAVDEVTMLSEPKDSSNGEEEEMYGNICRGQVISEANKGQPELDRRKSRRV from the exons ATGCACATCACAGGAGCTGAAAGACTCATCCTCATTGGTGGTCTGCTGCAAG GTGTTCTGTGCCTAGATTTTGCATCTCTGTTGCCTCAGAATATAAAGGCTCTGAGTGGATCTTGTGTGGCCATTCCCTGCTCATTTACACTGCGATCTGGATTTGAGTCGTTCCTCACAACTTCATGTAAAGGAATATGGAAGAAAGGACGGGCAGGAGTACAAGTGTTTGATTCTAGTCTGACAGGAACAGGCTTAAACAACATTCAAGGGAATCTAACTGGGAACTTGCAGCAGAAGGAATGCACCACAATCCTGAATGACTTATCTGTTTTCAATGACTACTTTTCATTCAGAATTGACTGTGACAATGCTCTGAAATATAGTTTTCAAGAACATGTCACAATTCATGGAAAAG AAAATCCATCCAAACCCACTCTAAGTCCAGCAACAGTAAATGTGATGGAGGGGACCTCAGTGAGTTTGATCTGCTCTGCTGCTGCCCCCTGTCCCTCACTCCCTCCAACTCTGACATGGACCCCCACACTGAGTGACAGTGTGGAGGATTTGCAGGAGACTCCGAATCAAGTCATAACTTCTCTCCTGAACTTTACTGCTTCACATGTCCACCATGGAGAGAAGATCTCCTGCACTGCGCTGTACAAACGACAAGCTGGCAAGAGTGATCTATCATCCAAAACTTATCTGACAGTCGCTGTTCTTT ACTCTCCCAagaacacctcagtgtcagtcagtccctctggttcAGTGGTAGAGGGCAGTTCTGTGACTCTGACTTGCAGCAGCAATGCCAACCCATTTGTGAAGAACTACACCTGGTACAGAGTTGAGGGAAGTGAGAAGGACATTGTCGGGTCTGAAGAGGACCTCAACATCTTCAATGTAACCAGGCTTTCAAATGAACGGTACTACTGTGAGGCTCAGAATGTCCATGGACTGCAGATCTCTGAAGCCATCAGTATCGATGTAAcgt TTGCTTCAGAGATCCAGAACACCTCTCACTGCATCAGGATTTCAGCTACATCTCAGATCAGATGTTTCTGTGATAGCTATGGAAACCCTGCTCCCACACTGGTGTGGCAACTGGCTGGAGAGTCTGTCAATCACTCCTCTAACACCATCATCAGGGAGGAGCCAATGGGCCGAACAGGCCTGAGGAGCTCCCTCACCATCCACCAATCACAGGAAGAGGAAATACCGAGTCTGGTCTGCCTCAGCTCCAACTTTGATGCTTTTGACAGCTTCTCATTTGACTTAACACCAATGAAAACATATGAAG GTTtccatcttctctctctgttgatcGGGGCTGGTATGGGGGCAGGAGTGATGATGCTCTTATGCATCCCACTGCTTCTCATCTGCAA GCATAGGAGAGCCAGGCAGTCACCAAACAAAAGACAGAAGGACTCAGCAGAGTTCATAGTGACTGATGAG ACCCTCTTTCAGGAGGAGGACAATgtctatgccaataaagccatgcTGGACGAGGCCCTCGGGCCCAACAGGACAGTGGACAGGGAAATTGACGACACAGACCTCCTCTACTACGCCACCTTGAACTTCTCCAAACTCCAGGCCAAGGTGGCCGagcggggggagggggagggagagatcaGGAGAGTCGCCTCCAAAACGACAGAGTACACAGTGATCCGCCTGCACTCCACAGGTAGTATCGAGGGAGGGGCTGAGAAGAAGGAGGCCAATCCTGCTCTGGAGCAGGGGGATCCCGCTGAAGACCATGGAGCTAAAGTCTTGGAAGAATCCCAGGCAGGGCACGAGAGTGACGGGGAAGAAGAAGTTGCAAAGGATTCTGCGCTGCCAGAGCTACAGGGCGTGACTAATTCTGCCCTCAGTGTCCAGGAGTCTACAGAGGCCCCACTGGGACAGCCCGAGCAGCACAACACAGCAGAAACTGCAGTGGATGAGGTGACAATGCTTTCTGAGCCGAAAGATTCCTCtaatggtgaagaggaggaaatGTATGGGAACATATGTCGTGGTCAGGTCATATCTGAAGCAAATAAGGGACAACCTGAGTTAGATAGGAGGAAGAGTAGGAGAGTGTAA